A window of the Brassica napus cultivar Da-Ae chromosome C5, Da-Ae, whole genome shotgun sequence genome harbors these coding sequences:
- the LOC125586867 gene encoding uncharacterized protein LOC125586867, with protein sequence MAEPDDSSTKDKPGWINGEDTDLKPADETEDELEPAEESMLELKPAEVIVDELDELSELSDTSLELNELSDTEDGAGLVAGRNEHFSAQRKIHNKFNLGRFYTKFDQTFPQSISSPFSSRMPRGSQQGSLGRAWEKEFNKNH encoded by the coding sequence ATGGCTGAGCCAGATGATTCTTCAACAAAAGACAAACCAGGATGGATTAATGGTGAGGATACTGATCTAAAACCAGCTGATGAGACTGAGGACGAGCTGGAACCAGCTGAAGAGAGTATGCTTGAGCTGAAACCAGCTGAAGTGATAGTAGATGAgctagatgagctgagtgagctaagtgatactagcttggagctgaatgagctaagtgacactgaagatggagctggtttagttgctgggcgaaatgagcatttttcagcccaaagaaaaattcataacaaattcaatttgggtcggttttacaccaaattcgaccagacctttcctcagtccatttcaagcccattctcatcaagaatgccaagagggagtcagcaaggaagtcttggtcgtgcatgggaaaaagaattcaacaaaaatcattaa
- the LOC125587179 gene encoding uncharacterized protein LOC125587179: MDDPIGQKTFLRLEPTPIISKALDKGKGVVYDFSAQKEQVVNTKKLMASAISAGMKVLQSGKIVSEHPISEMAVNSTQSKFLPEGSTGYSVGFYETCTSGTSLKKPKRRRRPGTYKRKGNGKRIQKEDVGSGKKIGEGVVTDYKRKANEDVEPSKSSARFKKPMVVPNEGPSKI, encoded by the coding sequence ATGGACGATCCTATTGGTCAAAAAACTTTCTTAAGATTGGAACCGACTCCGATCATCTCTAAGGCACTGGATAAAGGAAAAGGGGTGGTCTATGACTTCAGTGCTCAAAAGGAGCAGGTGGTGAACACGAAAAAACTGATGGCCAGCGCTATTTCAGCGGGTATGAAAGTTCTCCAATCTGGCAAGATAGTATCAGAGCATCCTATCTCTGAAATGGCCGTAAATTCTACTCAGTCAAAATTTCTTCCTGAGGGTTCAACGGGTTATAGTGTGGGCTTCTATGAAACCTGCACTTCCGGGACCTCTCTAAAGAAACCTAAACGCAGAAGAAGGCCAGGCACTTATAAGAGAAAAGGCAATGGGAAGAGGATTCAGAAGGAAGATGTTGGATCGGGGAAGAAGATTGGAGAAGGTGTAGTCACAGATTATAAGAGGAAGGCAAATGAAGATGTCGAGCCATCTAAAAGCTCTGCAAGGTTTAAGAAACCAATGGTGGTCCCAAATGAGGGACCGTCCAAGATTTAA
- the LOC106383406 gene encoding uncharacterized protein LOC106383406, which yields MSDLRPISLCSVLYKIISKILGARLKPMMADIVSLTQSAFVEERLITDNILIAHEMIHALRTNEKFSKEFMAIKSNTSKAYDRVEWGYLRVLLQAIGFNQVWIQRVMFCVSTVTYSTLISDQPFGCIHPERGLRQGDPLSPFLFVLCSEGVIHLIEQAVIKGLLQGIQFSENGPMIHHMLFADDSLLICKASGSQATEMMKILSVYEQATGQKVNVVKSAITFGAKVAESSRDLIRQITGIEKEGGIGSYLGLPECFSGSKTELLAYIYDKLKDRLSGWFVKQLSLGGKEVLIKVVAMAMPVYAMSCFKLTKKSCENLTKAMADFWWNFLEHKRKIHWLSWNKLSLTNEQGGLGFNLALLAKQAWRILSHPESLFSRLFKSRYFENTDFLNAKNGPRPSYAWRSIQFGKDLLVQGPRKHIGNGYTVSVWVDSWIEGDVRRRPLMKNIFVDLLLKVSDLIDHRNNCWNLEILNELFCEEDIRRILPMKVASSQDDYWVWLHNKNGSYSVKSCYWFINSWSRREDIREAEARPSVNELKSSVWKIATAPKIKTFLWRAVSNAISVGEILVKRGIRMDPCCQACGFQGESINHILFDFSVARQVWALAYVPQPMNGYDKTSHFSNIHYLMMLMKNKEVSEKTRNMIPCIVWYLWKTRNGLIFEGKAFMAVDLMDKIAEEAEFWLMAQKHEKEVEEKERTMEVIQERRWMPPNRGWLKCNIGVDVDKANQRSGGSWVLRNKWGKVIMHSRRAFSNVVSLDEAKFQGLLWTIECLRAHHVSRVIIAIDDATFPNVILRPKAWPSFTCQYVEIIGRLRELEWWRVIREDRSTNRRAFLIAQSVTKRGYSHFYVAAGAPHWLEETFQNEEPLPSS from the coding sequence ATGTCAGACCTCAGACCGATAAGCCTTTGCTCTGTCCTCTACAAGATTATTTCCAAAATTCTGGGAGCAAGGCTGAAACCAATGATGGCAGATATAGTGTCTCTAACTCAATCTGCTTTCGTGGAAGAAAGATTGATTACTGACAACATTTTGATAGCCCACGAGATGATTCATGCCTTGAGGACAAACGAGAAATTTTCCAAGGAATTCATGGCCATTAAATCTAATACGTCGAAGGCGTATGATAGAGTTGAATGGGGTTACCTGAGGGTTCTTCTACAGGCAATTGGCTTCAATCAGGTCTGGATTCAAAGAGTTATGTTTTGCGTCTCGACGGTAACCTACTCGACTCTAATAAGTGATCAGCCTTTCGGATGCATTCACCCGGAGAGGGGTCTTCGCCAGGGGGATCCTTTATCCCCTTTCTTATTTGTGTTATGCTCAGAAGGCGTAATTCATCTGATTGAGCAGGCTGTGATCAAAGGGCTACTGCAGGGGATACAATTCTCAGAAAATGGGCCGATGATACACCATATGttatttgctgatgatagcTTGCTCATCTGCAAGGCTTCTGGCTCACAAGCTACTGAAATGATGAAAATACTATCTGTCTACGAGCAGGCTACTGGTCAAAAAGTTAATGTTGTGAAGTCAGCCATAACTTTTGGAGCCAAAGTTGCTGAAAGTTCAAGAGATTTGATTAGACAGATAACAGGGATCGAAAAAGAAGGTGGAATTGGCTCGTACCTTGGGTTGCCGGAATGCTTCAGTGGATCAAAGACCGAACTGCTAGCTTACATCTATGACAAGCTAAAGGATCGGTTATCAGGCTGGTTTGTCAAGCAACTCTCGTTGGGGGGAAAAGAGGTCTTGATCAAGGTTGTGGCAATGGCTATGCCAGTGTATGCAATGTCATGTTTTAAACTGACCAAGAAGTCTTGCGAAAACCTAACTAAAGCAATGGCGGATTTCTGGTGGAATTTTCTTGAGCATAAGAGGAAGATACACTGGTTGAGTTGGAACAAATTGAGTCTCACAAATGAACAGGGAGGTCTGGGTTTTAATCTAGCGCTACTGGCCAAGCAGGCTTGGAGAATACTCAGTCACCCGGAGTCTCTATTTTCCAGACTATTCAAAAGTAGATATTTTGAGAATACTGACTTCTTGAATGCGAAGAATGGCCCGCGACCATCGTATGCCTGGCGTAGCATCCAGTTTGGAAAGGATTTGCTGGTGCAAGGCCCCAGGAAACATATCGGTAACGGATATACGGTTTCAGTGTGGGTCGACAGTTGGATAGAGGGTGATGTCAGGAGAAGACCGCTGATGAAGAATATATTTGTGGACCTGCTACTGAAGGTGAGTGATTTAATCGATCACCGGAACAACTGCTGGAACTTAGAGATCCTGAATGAATTGTTCTGTGAAGAAGACATCAGAAGAATTCTACCGATGAAAGTAGCCTCCTCTCAGGATGATTATTGGGTCTGGCTACATAATAAGAACGGCAGTTATTCGGTTAAATCATGTTACTGGTTCATAAACTCATGGAGCAGAAGGGAGGACATAAGAGAAGCGGAAGCAAGACCCTCAGTGAATGAACTCAAAAGCTCTGTCTGGAAAATTGCAACAGCCCCAAAGATTAAGACGTTTCTGTGGCGAGCGGTCAGTAATGCGATATCTGTGGGTGAAATTTTGGTCAAAAGAGGAATAAGGATGGATCCCTGCTGTCAGGCTTGTGGGTTCCAGGGAGAATCTATCAACCATATCCTCTTTGACTTCTCTGTTGCTAGACAAGTTTGGGCGCTGGCTTATGTTCCACAACCGATGAATGGATATGATAAAACCTCACATTTCTCTAATATCCACTACCTCATGATGCTGATGAAGAACAAGGAGGTAAGCGAGAAGACAAGAAACATGATTCCATGTATTGTTTGGTACTTGTGGAAAACGAGGAATGGGTTGATCTTTGAAGGTAAAGCCTTCATGGCAGTGGACCTCATGGACAAGATCGCAGAGGAAGCAGAGTTCTGGCTCATGGCACAAAAACATGAGAAGGAAGTGGAGGAGAAGGAGAGAACGATGGAGGTTATTCAGGAGAGGAGATGGATGCCTCCTAATCGAGGGTGGCTTAAATGCAATATTGGGGTTGATGTGGACAAGGCGAATCAAAGGAGTGGAGGTTCGTGGGTACTAAGAAACAAGTGGGGCAAGGTGATCATGCATAGTCGTCGAGCTTTTTCGAACGTCGTCTCTTTGGACGAAGCGAAATTCCAAGGGCTTCTATGGACCATTGAATGTTTGAGAGCCCATCATGTGAGCCGGGTCATAATAGCCATCGATGATGCGACCTTTCCAAATGTAATCCTGAGACCAAAAGCTTGGCCAAGCTTCACCTGCCAATATGTTGAGATTATAGGAAGGCTAAGAGAGTTGGAATGGTGGAGGGTCATAAGAGAAGATAGATCAACTAATAGAAGGGCTTTCCTCATTGCGCAGAGTGTCACAAAAAGAGGCTATAGTCACTTTTATGTAGCTGCAGGTGCGCCACACTGGCTGGAAGAGACTTTCCAGAATGAGGAACCGCTGCCCTCTTCTTAG
- the LOC111207005 gene encoding uncharacterized protein LOC111207005, which translates to MFGLLKKSKPLQDDVYFPFKTVVEKKQLIFDKRQFASNEFDFVQKQRKRQNRSNDEKWVRSGDRPFTKAKRSNRVVLDQNELQTYASLEKMLHKAIHAIRQLKKKGNTNTSSAPKQQCKSSYLSNSDLKTNEISFDKSKAVKPTSKAHSTRCFKCHRIGHYANKCQKQKPLVTLENENLETEPEKEEPLPIQIPDQTQDLRTNLFEEEGNDVPWFVDQSIGANQHGDQDVLNNLTEVRSSDRTDQTDQAVPRASRLELRLEPRPDDLTDRTTARLPQPTRHSKTHGRARLSLGREETKDGHAFLSGGPSGQSRKRPYLYPVHPSGSDEPGHLD; encoded by the exons atgtttggacttctcaaaaaatcaaaaccactacaagatgatgtctactttccttttaaaactgTTGTTGAAAAGAAGCAATTGATTTTTGACAAGAGACAGTTTGCTTCTAACGAATTTGATTTTGTGCAGAAACaaaggaagagacaaaacagGTCCAATGATGAGAAGTGGGTCAGAAGtggtgatcgtcccttcaccaaagccaagagaagcaaccGTGTAGTGCTTGATCAAAACGAGCTTCAAACTTATGCTAGTTTGgagaagatgttgcataaggcaATTCATGCTATCCGACAGctcaaaaagaagggaaacaccAACACTTCTTCGGCACCAAAACAGCAATGTAAGTCTTCTTATCtttcaaattctgatttgaaaactaatgagatttcttttgataaaagcaaagctgtgaaacccacaagcaaagctcattccaccaggtgcttcaaatgccataggATCGGTCATTATGCTAACAAGTGTCAAAAGCAAAAaccgttggtgactttggagaatgAGAACCTTGAAACCGAGCCAGAAAAGGAAGAGCCTTTGCCAATTCAAATACCGGACCAAACTCAAG atttgaggacaaatctttttgaagaggaagggaatgatgtgccctggttcgtggatcagtccattggagccaaccagcatggagatcaggacgttctgaacaattTGACCGAGGTTCGTTCATCCGACCGTACCGATCAGACTGACCAAGCCGTTCCGCGTGCGTCCCGATTGGAGCTTCGGCTGGAACcacgtccagacgacctaaCCGACCGAACCACAGCCCGTCTTCCCCAACCAACTCGACATTCTAAAACCCACGGTCGAGCCAGACTTAGCTTGGGTcgtgaagaaaccaaagacggacatgcattcttatctggcggaccatccggacagtcccgcaagcgtccttatctttaccccgtgcatccatctggttcggatgaacctggacatcttgactag
- the LOC125587178 gene encoding uncharacterized protein At4g02000-like has product MSSRLDKAMQHMSLEEEEDKPFVLPDRPEFYSTERNAMSLVGRLLNPQCQKMEDLIREIPRKWQLYDRVKGVGLSKERFQFIFKHEHDLLDILNIGVHTFDKWSIVLERWVEKPPEDHLQYLMVWLQMRNIPINHYTPGTISSLGGFAGQVVDVPFDREKAQYKDYVRVLVKFDVSKPLRRSKKLTLPSGEVVNILYDYERLQKRCYTCQRLTHEQSHCPFVVESKQGGA; this is encoded by the coding sequence ATGTCGTCTCGTCTCGACAAAGCAATGCAACACATGTCactggaggaggaagaagataagCCTTTTGTACTACCGGACCGGCCGGAGTTTTACTCTACGGAGAGAAATGCTATGAGTCTTGTGGGTCGTCTGTTGAACCCGCAATGTCAGAAGATGGAGGATCTAATCCGTGAGATTCCAAGAAAATGGCAACTCTATGACAGAGTGAAGGGAGTGGGGCTGTCGAAGGAAAGATTTCAGTTCATCTTCAAACATGAACATGATTTGTTGGATATCTTGAACATAGGTGTCCATACCTTCGATAAGTGGTCGATTGTGTTGGAGAGGTGGGTGGAGAAACCACCCGAAGATCATCTGCAATATCTGATGGTGTGGCTGCAAATGAGGAACATCCCAATCAATCATTATACTCCAGGAACTATATCGTCTCTGGGGGGCTTTGCAGGGCAAGTTGTTGATGTTCCTTTCGACCGGGAGAAGGCTCAGTACAAAGATTATGTGAGAGTCTTAGTGAAGTTTGATGTATCTAAGCCGCTGAGAAGATCTAAGAAGCTCACACTTCCGAGCGGAGAGGTGGTTAACATCCTATATGATTATGAACGGTTGCAAAAGAGATGCTACACGTGCCAAAGACTTACCCACGAGCAATCCCATTGCCCGTTTGTTGTGGAGAGCAAACAAGGAGGAGCTTAG